CGCTACGCTGAAGGCAAAGAAGCAAATTTGTAAATAGCAGTGTCTAATGGCATCTTCTAgactcttctcttctcttctctgcaTAGCAAGctcaaaaaaattcatcattttttgctTCTCTCTCCACTCGGGGGCTCCAAGACAATTGCTAAGGAATTTAATTTATGGTGGACGAGAAGAGGGCATGGGGTATTGGGTAGAAGGAAAGAGATGGTCTGCAAGAAaaaagagcgagagagagagttgacAAAGATGAGCTTGGACTGACCATGGCGCAGGAGTACGGAGACAGTACGAGCGTCGAGACGAGTGTTGATGCTATTGAGGATGGCACCTGACATGGGGACATCTAAACAAAATTGGTCAAAGGTTAAGTACTAAATTGTATCTCCATGCAAGTCATCTTCTTAGGAATTGAGTGTATTTACGTCTTTCTCAATGTGACAAATCGAGGGTATCTTCAGCACCTTGCTGCATCAAGATTGAGCATAGTTAGCGAGATTTTGCTACATTGTTGGCTTTTGGTTGCgagttttaactttttccaTTTCATCCTCTATGTTGATttcaagttctatttttttactcttgatttttctGTAATATTTTTGTTGCTGAATTCTGATATGGTGGTGAAGGTAAGATTGATAAGATGAATGCGGAAGCTTCGCAGCGGGGACCAAGTCCAAGGACTAAGTAAGCAACtggttagggtttgaggaaCTCTCAGACGAGTTGTTACCAATTAATAAACCCATTAATTTAGTCATGTTGGAGATCCGCTCAAGTAATACCCGATAAAAATACGGTTCGGTTCGGGTTAGCACAATCAGATTCAGTGGGTGCTTGGGTTACATGCACACCTTTGTTTTAGGGtctaatcatttaattaaacaaatcATATTCGGATTGACTCATATAATTTAATACTCATGACTTGACACAAGATGAGCACGATCCACGAATACAAATTACCATCCCTAATACTCATGACTTGACAAAACTGGTAATGTCATACTTGCATTTTCACTTCTAACCGATTGATATTTATCCGAGGAAGCTTAACTGCATCCCAATTCTCAAAAAATGTCTTGTAATTTTCATAGGGTGAATTATAAGGATTGTTCTTTAAAAAGCAGACACTTTTTCCTTGTTTCTTGTGTCGGTCCCATTCAATTATGGCAGTAGCATGGATACATGGTATAGCATGAGCTGGACCTAAACATCattatttcaataataaatactaGTATCACCATTCTTTTTGTAAATGCTAGCATAAAGTTGTTGAGGCATACTTAAACTTTAGTTTAGGGACAGCCTATATTAATCAGCAGCGTCCTTACATCTTATCCCATTCTCACTTATGTGTCCAAAATATTGTACATTTTTGTCCAAATTAAATGCTGATCTTTGACATTAAactaaaacttgaaattgaaaatgtCATTTCCTGCTAAGAACCTGATAGCTTGAtggtatagtttttttttagtaacgtttaaacttataaattaatataatttaatgtagtatgtcagattataattttttttattataaaaatatatctatcatCTCGTATGAAAATACATCAGTTgcatttacttttataagattcTTTTGTAGATGTTGTACTtttatatctttcttttttctcattttgagGTTCTAAAGTTTCACGAAGAATTTCTAAGccatctattttttaaaataaaagaaaaaaaataaaatgccttACATATAGGTATACatagaaaatgaataattataaaaaattacaaatttttgtttttttgttttttaatctaGATTAGCATGTCGTTTGATATTTGTTTGGTAAATATATTTCGGTGCATTTAAAAATGTACAGAATGGGTGGTCAATTCAATTCCGCTTGATTGAAACATGCGAGTCTAGCAGGGGTCCAGGTGGCACAACTGAACACGCGTCGCACCGATAttgaatataattgttttttaataaaaagaagggTTCCACTGGCGTTGTCGTTTTACTTTGTTTGTGGGCAAAGACAGACCGGGCGGTTGGACAGACAGGCAGACGTCCCTACTTAGGCCACGTATCACCGCTATTTCTATTTGCATTCAGCGCCCAAATCTTTTATCGAAAATTCCCAAACGGACCTGATATTCTCAGTTCTGGCccctctttaatttaaaaattcagaTAATGAGATGGGATATTTTGGCCGTCGGCTTAAGATGCTTTCCAAAACATACCCGAAGGCCGATGGTAGaatgttgaaaaatattgaacaaTGTAAGGGGCATCTTAGCAATGAATTGTTTGAAAACAGGAGACTCGGACAACTTCTTTTGGCGTGAATTTTGACACGGCTTTTTTTTGTCTAAATGCAGTCACTTTTGACATTATTGTAATCAGTAATTCATGCTAATTATGCCCTTCCCCTGTTAATCTctctttaattcattttttttttatgttttacttatttattttttataagttgagttttaaattcagattttttatttgaaagatgtGATCATATGCTATGAGATTATCAGACTCTTAacttatattttacttatttcaACGATAATTCTGTCCAACCTCACTgctcataattttatttgaggAATTGTTATATCACAAGAAAGTTCCCAAAGACATAAAGACATGGTATCAATCACATtcataaaatcatttaaaaatatatacctttttaaaatatctttgcTTAAAATGTAAACAAGTCACTTGCTTTTAGTACGagatcagaatatatatataaatgaaaaaataaaaatattttctttttatataaattttttttatctcaataaACTATTTGTAAAGcttcaattatataaattttgcataaattatttaaaaaatgtacattatataaaactattatattgttttaataaaatttatttctttaaaaatactttatgctattttgtttttttttgtttttacataaaaatataatcccaaactaaaaatataaaacacatGGTAAGTTAAGGGTAGAGAATTTGACAAATCACAATGCACCACGACAGGGATTAGGATTTACTTTGTCCCGTACGTCCCCAATCACAACACAAAATACGATAATTAAACCGCAGAAATAGAATGTTTCAGACACTGGAGAGGAAGAGTCAGACCGACAGACACAGTCAGAAAGAGCGAGCGGAAGAAGAGGATTCCTTCTCCGACTCTTCTTCATcggcttcttcttcttgttgttgttattcttcttcttcctcctgaTCATCTTCTTCACTGACTGAAATACATATCATGAGTAAAAAACTGGGGAAAGAGAAAGaccagaaagagaagaagatgtTTGTAGTTGGAGTCTGGAGCTTTGCTAAAGAGGTTAAACTGTTGTTAACTGCACTTTTGATCCTCTGTACTTTTGCCACGGTTCTTCAGTTCCTTCCTTCTCGTTTCACCATTTCCACCTCCGATCTCGGCGTCTGTATCTCCAGGGTCATctcccccaccaccaccaccaccacccaacTTGCCCCACCACCCATTGCTACTTCCTCATCAGCACTTGCTTCCCTACTGGCCCCACTTCCTtcttctccaccaccaccaccttctATGGCTCCGCCTCCTCTTCTCCAAGAAGATCGGACGCTCGAAAATGGCGTCATCAACCGGGGCTTCAATCCTTACGGTGCGGCCGCCTACAGTTTCGTCACCATGGGGGCTTACAGAGGAGGCCTCAACACCTTCGCCATTATCGGCTTAGCTTCCAAGCCCCTCCACCTCTACGCCAAGCCGACATATCAGTGCCAGTGGATCCCCCACCTTAACTCCTCCGAGCCCATCTCCGCTGTCGGCTACAAGATCCTCCCTGACTGGGGCTACGGCCACGTCTACTCCGTCGTCGTCGTCAACTGTACCTTCTCACAACCCATCAACACCGAGAACTCCGGCGGAACATTGCTCATCCACGCCTCCACCTCCGGCGGCGGTGACCGCAACTTCAACGTGACGGACACCATCCAGGCCTTGACAGAGTCTCCCGGATCCTTGAGTCTTTCTCTGTTTACTTCAAAGCCCAAGTACGATTATCTGTATTGCGGGTCGCCCTTGTACGGGAATCTGAGTCCCCAGAGAGTGAGGGAGTGGATAGCGTACCATGTGAGATTGTTCGGGG
This genomic interval from Juglans regia cultivar Chandler chromosome 3, Walnut 2.0, whole genome shotgun sequence contains the following:
- the LOC108993928 gene encoding galactan beta-1,4-galactosyltransferase GALS3 isoform X2 gives rise to the protein MSKKLGKEKDQKEKKMFVVGVWSFAKEVKLLLTALLILCTFATVLQFLPSRFTISTSDLGVCISRVISPTTTTTTQLAPPPIATSSSALASLLAPLPSSPPPPPSMAPPPLLQEDRTLENGVINRGFNPYGAAAYSFVTMGAYRGGLNTFAIIGLASKPLHLYAKPTYQCQWIPHLNSSEPISAVGYKILPDWGYGHVYSVVVVNCTFSQPINTENSGGTLLIHASTSGGGDRNFNVTDTIQALTESPGSLSLSLFTSKPKYDYLYCGSPLYGNLSPQRVREWIAYHVRLFGERSHFVIYDAGGVHEEVLEVLRPWMEKGFVTLQDIKEQERFDGYYHNQFMVVNDCLHRYKFMTKWMFFFDVDEYIYVPPKSTIKTVLDSFSGYTQFTIEQMPMSSKLCLSEPAGRTYRRWGFEKLVYRDVKKGIRRDRKYAIQPRNVYATGVHMSQNFAGKTTYKTNGRIKYFHYHGTIAVRREPCRNLINSTGITFDKTPYVMDTTMRDAAGFVKKFELKMIGSRLQRTRQ
- the LOC108993928 gene encoding galactan beta-1,4-galactosyltransferase GALS3 isoform X1; this encodes MSKKLGKEKDQKEKKMFVVGVWSFAKEVKLLLTALLILCTFATVLQFLPSRFTISTSDLGVCISRVISPTTTTTTQLAPPPIATSSSALASLLAPLPSSPPPPPSMAPPPLLQEDRTLENGVINRGFNPYGAAAYSFVTMGAYRGGLNTFAIIGLASKPLHLYAKPTYQCQWIPHLNSSEPISAVGYKILPDWGYGHVYSVVVVNCTFSQPINTENSGGTLLIHASTSGGGDRNFNVTDTIQALTESPGSLSLSLFTSKPKYDYLYCGSPLYGNLSPQRVREWIAYHVRLFGERSHFVIYDAGGVHEEVLEVLRPWMEKGFVTLQDIKEQERFDGYYHNQFMVVNDCLHRYKFMTKWMFFFDVDEYIYVPPKSTIKTVLDSFSGYTQFTIEQMPMSSKLCLSEPAGRTYRWPNFRRWGFEKLVYRDVKKGIRRDRKYAIQPRNVYATGVHMSQNFAGKTTYKTNGRIKYFHYHGTIAVRREPCRNLINSTGITFDKTPYVMDTTMRDAAGFVKKFELKMIGSRLQRTRQ